One window of the Triticum dicoccoides isolate Atlit2015 ecotype Zavitan chromosome 3B, WEW_v2.0, whole genome shotgun sequence genome contains the following:
- the LOC119279885 gene encoding cytosolic sulfotransferase 10-like, with the protein MGVGLADGLADRDCKLQRLHMQYHQELNLLLLARTCAPAVAASAPPPLLLLARTAPDATARPAPGRGIGQHIIEQGSPYPAPSMVCTHGNGGRPTCPSCLTAIKRDESTTGRSCSYSGQAHQRRGRVFSANLAFKVVFLCNLLKDVFVSLWQFIGKVHTEYTIDRAFDSFSEGLFPYGPIWEHNLGFWKKSIAASHKVILLKYEEMMAEPVKHVKMLAKFLGVPFTEEEVRCGVVEGVVQLCSFNKLRSLPVNSSRVTDRIGGVPMENASYFRTGKVGDWANHLTEEMSKKLDAIVEEKLRGSGITF; encoded by the exons ATGGGAGTGGGGCTAGCAGATGGGCTCGCCGACCGCGACTGCAAGCTCCAGCGCCTGCACATGCAATACCACCAGGAGTTGAACCTGCTGCTGCTCGCACGCACCTGCGCCCCTGCTGTTGCTGCTAGCGCACCTCCGCCCTTGCTGCTGCTCGCGCGCACCGCACCAGACGCCACAGCCCGCCCCGCTCCCGGTCGAGGCATAGGCCAGCACATCATAGAGCAGGGAAGCCCCTACCCGGCTCCGTCAATGGTGTGCACGCACGGCAATGGCGGCCGCCCGACGTGCCCTAGCTGCCTGACGGCCATCAAGCGGGACGAATCCACTACCGGGAGGAGCTGCAGCTATTCGGGGCAAGCACATCAGCGGCGCGGCCGAG tgTTTTCTGCAAACCTAGCCTTCAAAGTGGTGTTTTTGTGCAATTTACTCAAGGATGTGTTCGTGTCCCTATGGCAGTTCATCGGCAAGGTACACACGGAGTACACCATTGACAGAGCATTTGATTCGTTTTCCGAGGGGCTATTCCCGTACGGGCCTATCTGGGAGCACAACCTTGGGTTCTGGAAGAAAAGCATAGCAGCGAGCCACAAAGTTATTCTCTTGAAGTATGAGGAGATGATGGCCGAACCAGTCAAGCACGTCAAGATGCTCGCCAAGTTCCTCGGTGTTCCCTTCACCGAGGAGGAGGTGAGATGTGGGGTTGTAGAGGGTGTAGTGCAGCTGTGTAGCTTCAATAAGCTCAGGAGCTTACCGGTCAACTCATCAAGAGTAACTGATAGGATTGGTGGGGTGCCAATGGAGAACGCTTCCTACTTTAGAACTGGGAAGGTTGGTGACTGGGCAAACCACTTGACGGAAGAGATGTCAAAGAAGCTGGATGCCATTGTTGAGGAGAAGCTGAGAGGATCAGGTATCACATTTTGA